The sequence CCGGGTTCCTTGGAGCCCGATTTGATCTTCATCGCCTTCTTGATCATGTAGGATGCTGGCGGCGACTTCGTCTCGAAAGTGAAGCTACGATCGGCATAAACCGTGATCTTGGTCGGGATCGGTGCGTTCTTTTCCAAGTCCTGCGTAGCGGCATTGAACGCCTTGCAGAATTCCATGATGTTGACGCCGCGCTGACCCAGCGCAGGACCGATCGGCGGGGATGGGTTGGCAGTGCCCGCGGGCACCTGAAGGTTGATATAACCTTCGATCTTCTTGGCCATGAGAGGCCTCCTTTTCTCACTGTTGCCTTCACGGTCAGGTGAAGGCTCATGTTAAGCGGTACGAACGGCCCTCATGCGAAAGCCTCCCGCGCGGATTTCCCGAACCGGCCGGGAAAGGCGCGCCCCTAACTGCAGGGCGCGCAA comes from Alteripontixanthobacter sp. and encodes:
- the rplK gene encoding 50S ribosomal protein L11, with the protein product MAKKIEGYINLQVPAGTANPSPPIGPALGQRGVNIMEFCKAFNAATQDLEKNAPIPTKITVYADRSFTFETKSPPASYMIKKAMKIKSGSKEPGKNIIGSIKKSQLAEIAEAKMKDLNANDTDQAVKIIAGSARSMGIEVVEG